In Virgibacillus sp. NKC19-16, a single genomic region encodes these proteins:
- a CDS encoding toxin-antitoxin system HicB family antitoxin: MAKKKNFPLRIDPKLYNALQAWAKDEFRSVNSHVEFLLKESVKKAGRLPKNEDKKIEEDEGSADK, translated from the coding sequence ATGGCGAAGAAAAAGAATTTTCCATTGCGAATTGACCCGAAACTATATAACGCCTTGCAAGCCTGGGCAAAGGATGAATTTCGCAGCGTTAACAGCCATGTGGAATTTTTACTAAAGGAATCAGTAAAAAAAGCAGGAAGACTGCCAAAAAATGAAGATAAGAAAATAGAAGAAGATGAAGGTTCTGCAGATAAATAG
- a CDS encoding ABC transporter permease, which yields MQWSTILKKEMLENWRNMKWIWVPLVIILLAIIDPISNYYLPQIIESVGGMPDGASIDLPEFAPADVVMMSLGQISSLGVLVIVLMSMGIIAGERKSGVSELILVKPVSYRNYVTAKWAALLLLVWGSLFLGMLASWYYTNILFGELSFVELLQIVFFYGLWLTLVVTLSVFYNTLCKTPGLVASLTIITIIVMSIITQVFGHILTWSPNNLSSHIHEMLITGSLSSDLVATGFVTIAITIILLVASIFAFKNKELAN from the coding sequence ATGCAATGGTCAACGATTTTAAAAAAAGAAATGCTGGAGAATTGGCGAAATATGAAATGGATATGGGTTCCTCTAGTCATTATTTTACTTGCAATTATCGATCCAATATCCAATTATTATTTGCCGCAGATTATTGAATCAGTTGGCGGAATGCCTGATGGCGCTTCTATTGACTTGCCTGAATTTGCCCCAGCTGACGTTGTGATGATGAGCCTGGGACAGATAAGCAGTTTGGGTGTTTTGGTTATTGTCCTCATGTCAATGGGAATAATAGCGGGTGAGCGCAAAAGCGGAGTCTCTGAGCTTATATTAGTAAAACCGGTTTCTTATCGCAATTATGTTACCGCAAAATGGGCAGCGCTGCTTCTGCTTGTATGGGGATCATTATTTTTAGGAATGCTGGCAAGCTGGTATTACACCAATATTTTATTCGGTGAATTGTCCTTCGTGGAACTCCTGCAAATTGTCTTTTTCTACGGACTATGGCTTACGCTTGTTGTGACACTTTCAGTATTTTATAATACATTATGTAAAACGCCCGGTCTAGTAGCTTCCCTGACCATCATTACGATCATAGTGATGAGTATCATTACACAAGTATTTGGACATATACTTACATGGAGCCCAAACAATTTATCAAGTCATATTCATGAAATGCTGATTACTGGGAGTCTTTCATCAGACTTGGTTGCGACTGGGTTTGTAACAATAGCCATTACAATTATCCTGTTAGTTGCTTCTATTTTTGCGTTTAAGAATAAAGAGTTGGCAAATTAA
- a CDS encoding ABC transporter ATP-binding protein has product MTLLKVSNLSKKYDSKPAVNNVSFAFDPRKCIALIGPNGAGKTTILRTLAGLLKPTAGSVQFASMKTDDDIRKYIGYLPQHPVFYSWMTGKEFLVYSAQLAFLTKTEANNRAKELLDKVGISDSKDKRIGNYSGGMKQRLGIAQALIHKPELLILDEPVSSLDPIGRREVLTMMEKLKEEMSILFSTHILSDADKVSDELLLLHQGQIVESGPMNELRQKYQTAKIELEFQDDIEKYKAQIDQLSAITNSYIDRNILHITSNDIMKARQEILRAASHRNWPLTSFTLNRASLEDMFMKVVNN; this is encoded by the coding sequence ATGACTTTATTGAAAGTTAGTAACCTCTCAAAAAAATATGACAGTAAACCAGCAGTAAATAATGTAAGCTTTGCTTTCGATCCCCGGAAATGTATAGCACTAATCGGCCCCAATGGTGCTGGGAAAACAACAATATTACGAACATTAGCTGGTCTTTTAAAACCAACTGCTGGTTCTGTTCAATTTGCCAGTATGAAGACAGATGATGACATCCGTAAATATATAGGCTATTTACCGCAACACCCTGTCTTTTATTCATGGATGACCGGCAAAGAATTTTTAGTCTACTCTGCCCAGCTTGCTTTTTTAACAAAAACAGAAGCCAATAATCGTGCAAAAGAGTTGCTTGACAAAGTAGGAATTTCCGATTCAAAAGATAAACGAATCGGCAACTATTCCGGTGGCATGAAACAACGTCTTGGTATCGCGCAGGCGCTCATTCACAAACCGGAACTATTGATACTAGATGAACCTGTTTCGTCATTAGACCCTATCGGGCGACGCGAAGTTCTGACCATGATGGAGAAATTAAAGGAAGAAATGAGTATTCTCTTTTCTACCCATATATTAAGTGATGCTGACAAGGTTAGTGATGAACTACTGCTTTTGCATCAAGGGCAAATTGTTGAATCAGGTCCCATGAATGAATTACGCCAAAAATACCAAACAGCTAAAATCGAGCTCGAATTTCAGGATGATATTGAAAAATACAAGGCCCAGATTGATCAGCTTTCAGCTATTACGAACAGTTATATCGACCGAAATATATTACATATTACCAGCAATGATATTATGAAAGCAAGACAGGAAATCCTCAGAGCGGCATCGCACAGGAATTGGCCGTTAACAAGTTTTACACTAAACCGTGCCTCCCTTGAAGACATGTTCATGAAAGTGGTGAATAACTAA
- a CDS encoding PLD nuclease N-terminal domain-containing protein, with the protein MQEILNEINWAVIAPLLVIQGILLIVALIDWARADNTNGPKWMWFIIIVFLNIIGPVLYFIFGRSKD; encoded by the coding sequence ATGCAAGAAATTTTGAATGAAATTAATTGGGCGGTTATTGCTCCGCTTCTCGTTATTCAAGGGATATTGCTAATTGTTGCCCTAATTGATTGGGCGAGGGCAGATAATACTAATGGGCCTAAATGGATGTGGTTCATTATTATTGTTTTTCTAAATATTATAGGCCCTGTTTTATATTTTATTTTTGGAAGGAGTAAGGATTAA
- a CDS encoding helix-turn-helix domain-containing protein, translating to MSLEQIAHNIRFFRDRQEWTQMELAEKLMVSRSVIAKWENYSTTPDISSLMKLSNVFRITLDQLVGNHSYRDDLLKDFKQIYSSKSKPFDEEVVDLIEYIMTHPNFKDQIYRLKNLPIRKQLSLHTIFAGIIDQYEKI from the coding sequence ATGAGTTTGGAACAAATTGCGCATAATATAAGATTCTTCCGGGATCGGCAGGAATGGACACAAATGGAACTTGCCGAAAAACTGATGGTGTCCCGCTCGGTCATTGCCAAATGGGAAAACTATTCCACTACTCCAGACATTTCATCATTAATGAAATTAAGTAATGTCTTTCGTATAACGCTGGATCAGCTCGTAGGAAATCATTCCTACCGAGATGACCTCTTGAAGGATTTCAAGCAAATCTACAGTTCAAAATCAAAGCCATTTGATGAAGAAGTAGTCGATCTCATCGAATACATAATGACACACCCGAATTTCAAAGACCAAATTTATCGCCTGAAAAATCTACCCATCAGAAAGCAATTATCATTACATACTATATTTGCAGGAATAATAGATCAATATGAAAAGATATGA
- a CDS encoding TIGR01777 family oxidoreductase, which yields MNILITGGTGFVGENLTKALHEKGHHTYILTRSPEKYTDSAKSTFISYDYPVEQLPVIHAVINLAGESLFGYWSEKKKESILNSRIDITQKVIDIMKKLDQKPEVFISGSAVGFYGTSEDLIFTEETSKPGGDFLAKVTTEWENVAKQAEEMGIRTVYTRFGVILGEEGALKYMSLPVKMFVGGKIGNGEQWLTWVHIEDVVKLLQYCLFNKDMIGPINVATPNPKRNKDFTKILANVLKRSYWLPIPAPLVRLGIGEMSLLIAKGQYVLPKRALDQGFQFSYPYLKEALKEIKP from the coding sequence TTGAATATATTAATAACTGGCGGGACTGGGTTTGTCGGTGAAAATCTGACCAAAGCATTACATGAGAAAGGCCACCATACCTACATACTCACAAGATCTCCTGAAAAATACACGGATAGCGCGAAATCAACTTTCATAAGCTATGATTATCCAGTCGAACAACTACCTGTGATTCATGCTGTTATTAACCTTGCTGGTGAATCGCTTTTCGGCTATTGGTCCGAAAAGAAAAAAGAATCGATCTTAAACAGTAGAATAGATATAACACAGAAAGTCATCGACATCATGAAAAAACTAGATCAAAAGCCTGAAGTCTTCATTAGTGGATCAGCTGTCGGTTTCTATGGTACATCTGAGGATCTAATTTTCACAGAAGAAACCTCTAAGCCAGGGGGTGACTTTTTAGCCAAGGTTACTACTGAATGGGAAAACGTAGCAAAACAAGCAGAAGAAATGGGTATTCGAACGGTTTATACGAGGTTTGGCGTTATTTTAGGAGAAGAAGGCGCACTCAAGTACATGAGCCTTCCAGTGAAAATGTTCGTCGGTGGAAAAATAGGAAATGGGGAGCAATGGTTAACATGGGTTCACATAGAGGATGTTGTGAAATTGCTTCAATATTGCTTATTTAACAAGGATATGATAGGTCCTATTAATGTTGCCACGCCAAATCCGAAACGAAATAAAGACTTTACAAAAATACTGGCCAATGTGCTAAAGCGCTCGTATTGGCTTCCAATTCCTGCCCCACTAGTTCGTCTGGGAATAGGCGAGATGAGCCTATTAATCGCGAAGGGGCAATATGTTTTACCAAAAAGAGCGCTTGATCAAGGATTCCAATTTTCTTATCCATATTTAAAAGAAGCACTAAAGGAGATCAAGCCCTAA
- the recX gene encoding recombination regulator RecX yields the protein MKKIARITTQKKSKDRYNIFLNDGQDEKFGFSVDEAILVEFNLRRDLELEESTIATLIQKDTIHKSYTQAINFLSYRMRTKKEIRDYLVKKEVDEEHITQIMEKLNEENLLDDQQFAEMFVGTRMNTSTKGPMLIKKELIEKGVSAQLASEAVEQYPYEVQYENIAKWIEKKITTGKKDSFRRQVQQLQATLMQKGFTQDVITDALADINNQKDDDTEWDALVYQGEKLLRKHQAKLTGHKLRNKIKQSLFGKGFSMALINQFLEEELEE from the coding sequence ATGAAAAAGATTGCACGGATCACCACACAAAAGAAATCGAAGGATCGATACAATATCTTTTTGAATGATGGCCAAGATGAAAAATTCGGCTTTAGTGTGGATGAAGCTATATTAGTTGAATTCAACCTTCGCAGGGATCTTGAATTGGAAGAATCAACTATTGCTACACTTATCCAAAAAGATACTATACATAAGTCATATACCCAAGCTATCAACTTTTTAAGCTACCGAATGCGAACAAAAAAAGAAATTCGTGATTATTTAGTGAAAAAAGAAGTGGATGAAGAGCATATAACACAGATTATGGAAAAATTGAACGAGGAAAATTTGCTTGATGATCAACAGTTTGCAGAAATGTTTGTCGGCACTAGAATGAATACATCAACAAAAGGGCCCATGCTCATAAAAAAAGAATTGATCGAAAAAGGTGTATCTGCCCAACTTGCCAGTGAAGCAGTTGAACAGTATCCATATGAAGTTCAATATGAAAACATAGCTAAATGGATCGAGAAGAAAATAACTACTGGGAAAAAAGATTCGTTTCGCAGGCAGGTCCAACAGCTGCAAGCCACATTAATGCAGAAGGGTTTTACACAAGACGTGATTACGGATGCTTTAGCGGATATCAATAATCAAAAAGATGACGATACCGAATGGGATGCACTCGTTTATCAAGGAGAGAAGCTACTGCGCAAACATCAGGCAAAGCTTACGGGACATAAACTCAGAAACAAGATCAAGCAAAGTTTATTTGGAAAAGGCTTTTCAATGGCGTTGATTAATCAATTTTTAGAGGAGGAGTTGGAGGAATGA
- a CDS encoding YfhH family protein, whose product MNYRYSDYSIEQLRTEIRNFKEKAMKAEQLGNISEVAVNERKMQVALAYTMNPEDFSAGGVYQLTNDPGHKFKIHYVNGVFAWGWRVNLLDEAYEKEEALPISLLGDEI is encoded by the coding sequence ATGAATTATCGATACAGCGACTATTCAATTGAGCAATTACGTACGGAAATTAGAAATTTTAAAGAAAAAGCAATGAAAGCAGAACAACTTGGTAATATATCGGAAGTAGCAGTAAATGAACGGAAAATGCAGGTTGCATTAGCATATACGATGAACCCGGAAGACTTTTCTGCAGGCGGGGTGTACCAATTAACGAATGATCCTGGACATAAATTCAAGATTCACTATGTGAACGGCGTTTTTGCCTGGGGCTGGCGGGTAAATCTACTGGATGAGGCGTATGAAAAGGAAGAAGCACTGCCTATTTCATTATTGGGTGATGAGATTTAA
- a CDS encoding metal-dependent hydrolase: protein MDTGTHIVMGVALGGLATLDPVVQNDPTLFTAVLTGTIIGSHAPDFDTVFKLKNNATYIRHHRGASHSLPAIILWGILIAGIIYMFVPQVNFLHLWLWTFLAVIIHVFVDIFNAYGTQAYRPFTDKWIAHGFINTFDPYIFILHVAGIGAWILGANPGYTWFIIYAVIALYYIKRYMDKREIVKKIKDYIPNIEQIATSPTIKQNYWRVAITTDTKFFVAAVENGHIEIVDEFEKVPLPKSTIMELAKKDKNISAFLSFSPVYRWEINDFDDFTEIRFIDLRYRSDGRYPFVAVVQIDDNMRIMSSYTGWIFSEQKLQSKLYMSDSPV, encoded by the coding sequence ATGGATACTGGAACCCATATTGTGATGGGTGTTGCACTTGGAGGATTAGCAACCTTGGATCCCGTTGTGCAAAATGATCCAACACTATTCACCGCTGTTTTAACTGGAACGATCATAGGTTCTCATGCACCAGATTTTGACACGGTTTTTAAGTTGAAAAATAACGCCACCTATATCCGCCATCACCGCGGAGCTTCCCATTCCCTCCCAGCAATTATACTATGGGGGATCTTAATTGCCGGAATCATTTATATGTTTGTTCCACAGGTCAATTTCCTTCATCTTTGGCTATGGACCTTCTTAGCGGTTATTATCCATGTATTTGTCGATATATTTAATGCTTATGGAACGCAAGCATACAGGCCTTTCACCGATAAGTGGATCGCACATGGATTTATTAATACGTTTGATCCATATATTTTCATATTGCATGTTGCAGGTATTGGGGCCTGGATCCTGGGCGCGAATCCCGGGTATACATGGTTTATTATCTATGCTGTCATAGCATTATATTATATCAAACGTTACATGGACAAAAGGGAAATCGTTAAAAAGATAAAAGACTACATCCCAAATATTGAACAAATCGCTACATCGCCTACGATTAAACAAAATTATTGGCGTGTAGCCATTACGACAGATACGAAGTTTTTCGTCGCTGCAGTCGAAAATGGTCATATTGAAATCGTTGATGAATTTGAAAAAGTTCCATTGCCTAAGTCCACGATAATGGAGCTGGCCAAAAAAGATAAGAATATCTCGGCATTCCTTTCATTTTCCCCCGTTTATCGCTGGGAAATAAATGATTTTGATGATTTTACAGAAATACGCTTCATTGATTTACGCTATCGTTCCGATGGTCGCTATCCATTTGTTGCCGTTGTGCAAATTGATGATAATATGCGGATAATGAGCTCCTATACCGGTTGGATCTTTTCCGAGCAAAAACTGCAAAGTAAACTATATATGAGCGATAGCCCTGTATAA
- the mutY gene encoding A/G-specific adenine glycosylase produces MKEKTLQFFNTSGFQQDLLDWYFVFKRDLPWRMDQDPYKIWVSEIMLQQTKVDTVIPYFYRFMEKFPTVYKLADADPQDVLKAWEGLGYYSRARNLQNAVREVVDTYGGEIPTNPDELGSLKGVGPYTKGAILSIAYNQPEPAVDGNVMRVISRILKIEDDIAQQKTKKLVESYVRELISEDDPASFNQAIMELGALVCTPKSPACLLCPVQEYCLAFAEGIEEDLPVKSKAKKQKTIPYVSLLIKNENSEYVIEKRAEKGLLAGLWQFPMVPINEIGWGHVENWVLSEYGLEIKLNEKKGELKHVFSHIIWELEIYEAETLQQYTTDERLCFVNKEGLQAYPFPVSHQKMMKYID; encoded by the coding sequence ATGAAAGAGAAAACATTACAATTTTTCAACACTTCAGGCTTTCAGCAGGATTTACTTGACTGGTATTTTGTTTTCAAACGTGACTTGCCGTGGCGCATGGACCAAGACCCCTATAAGATCTGGGTTTCAGAAATAATGCTTCAGCAAACAAAGGTAGATACCGTTATTCCTTATTTTTACCGTTTTATGGAAAAGTTCCCTACTGTATATAAGCTAGCCGATGCAGACCCTCAGGATGTTCTGAAAGCATGGGAAGGTCTAGGTTATTATTCCCGCGCGAGAAACTTACAAAACGCTGTCCGAGAAGTTGTTGATACCTATGGCGGTGAAATCCCTACTAATCCTGATGAGCTGGGATCGCTAAAAGGGGTGGGACCATACACAAAGGGAGCGATCCTCTCCATTGCATATAATCAGCCCGAACCAGCAGTGGACGGTAATGTAATGCGTGTCATTTCCCGTATTTTAAAAATAGAAGACGATATAGCACAGCAGAAAACGAAAAAATTAGTTGAATCCTATGTTCGTGAACTTATATCCGAGGATGATCCAGCTTCGTTTAACCAAGCAATCATGGAATTAGGTGCCCTTGTTTGTACACCAAAATCCCCGGCTTGTTTGCTTTGTCCTGTTCAAGAATATTGCCTTGCTTTTGCAGAAGGAATAGAAGAGGATCTCCCTGTAAAGTCGAAAGCCAAGAAACAAAAAACAATTCCATATGTTAGCCTATTAATTAAAAATGAAAACAGTGAGTACGTCATTGAAAAACGGGCAGAAAAAGGGCTTCTGGCAGGTCTGTGGCAATTTCCTATGGTACCGATCAATGAAATAGGCTGGGGCCATGTGGAAAATTGGGTTCTCAGCGAATATGGACTAGAAATTAAATTGAATGAAAAAAAAGGAGAATTAAAGCATGTATTTTCCCATATTATCTGGGAGTTAGAAATATATGAAGCAGAAACGCTGCAACAATATACGACAGATGAGCGCTTATGTTTTGTAAATAAAGAAGGGCTGCAAGCATATCCATTTCCGGTTTCCCACCAGAAGATGATGAAATATATAGACTAA
- a CDS encoding gamma-type small acid-soluble spore protein yields the protein MAKKPNKTAAGTDAQKVKQQNQQAAQGQGQYGTEFASETNAQEVKKQNQKSQQNKK from the coding sequence ATGGCTAAAAAACCTAACAAAACAGCTGCAGGTACAGACGCTCAAAAAGTAAAACAACAAAATCAACAAGCAGCTCAAGGACAAGGTCAGTACGGTACTGAATTTGCATCTGAGACAAATGCTCAAGAGGTAAAAAAACAAAATCAAAAATCGCAGCAAAACAAAAAGTAA
- the ntdP gene encoding nucleoside tri-diphosphate phosphatase, translating into MVAPKPGSVMQIQSYKHNGQIHRIWQNSLVLKGTETIVIGANDKTQVTESDGRTWITREPAISYFHAQHWFNIIGMIRDDGIYYYCNMSSPFAYDAEALKYIDYDLDVKVYPDMTYDLLDEDEYDEHKIQMNYPRVLDRILHNNVEYLLRCIRQRKGPFSPDFVDQWYERYLTYR; encoded by the coding sequence GTGGTTGCTCCGAAACCGGGTTCCGTGATGCAAATTCAAAGTTATAAACACAATGGACAAATTCACCGTATTTGGCAAAATAGTCTAGTGTTAAAAGGAACGGAAACTATTGTAATCGGAGCCAATGACAAAACACAAGTAACGGAAAGCGATGGGAGGACATGGATAACAAGAGAGCCGGCTATTAGTTATTTCCATGCTCAACATTGGTTTAATATTATTGGGATGATCCGGGATGATGGCATTTATTATTATTGTAATATGAGCTCTCCATTTGCCTATGATGCAGAAGCGTTGAAATACATTGATTACGATTTAGATGTAAAAGTGTACCCGGATATGACGTATGATTTGTTAGATGAAGATGAATATGATGAACATAAAATACAAATGAATTATCCACGGGTTTTAGATCGTATTTTGCATAACAACGTTGAATATCTGTTAAGGTGTATAAGGCAACGTAAAGGCCCCTTTTCGCCTGATTTCGTTGACCAATGGTATGAACGTTATTTAACATACCGGTAA
- a CDS encoding ABC transporter ATP-binding protein — protein sequence MSSVKQYMEFVKPYKWKILWTILIGIVKFGIPLLMPLILRYVIDNIIGADTSAADKVSELFWLMGIAFVVFLILRPPVEYIRQYLAQWVGNKILYDIRDRLFDHIQKLSLKFYSQTKTGEIISRVIHDVEQSKNFVITGLMNVWLDLATIIIAIGIMLTMDVGLTIVSIVLFPLFGFAIKFFYGKLRELTRDRSQALAEVQGHLHERIQGVPVTRSFALEDYEQGQFETRNGNFLDKALKHTDWNAKTFAVTNTITDLAPLLVITFAGYQVINGNLTLGTMVAFVGYMERVYSPLRRLINSSTTLVQAIASIDRVFEFFNEKYDVVDKDNAKKLQRIDGSVAIENVSFRYDEEENEVLKNVNLNVQRGETIAFVGMSGGGKSTLISLIPRFYDVTSGAIKVDGKDIRDVKARSLRDNIGMVLQDNTLFSESIAMNIRMGNPDATDEEVVEAAKAANAHAFIEDLPYGYDTLVGERGVKLSGGQKQRVSIARVFLKNPPILMFDEATSALDLESEHMIQEAVEKLASDRTTFIVAHRLATITHADRIVLIENGEIQEIGTHDELMRMKGSYYNLYQVQHLNDGETGYGK from the coding sequence ATGAGCAGCGTAAAACAATATATGGAATTCGTAAAACCATATAAATGGAAAATCTTATGGACAATACTTATTGGGATTGTCAAATTTGGAATTCCATTATTAATGCCATTAATTCTAAGGTATGTCATTGATAATATTATTGGTGCAGATACGAGTGCAGCAGATAAAGTATCAGAACTATTCTGGTTAATGGGAATAGCATTTGTTGTTTTTCTGATACTACGTCCACCGGTTGAATATATCAGGCAATACTTAGCTCAATGGGTAGGAAACAAAATTCTGTATGACATAAGGGATCGACTGTTTGATCACATTCAAAAATTAAGCTTAAAGTTCTATTCTCAGACAAAAACCGGCGAAATTATTTCCCGGGTAATACATGATGTCGAACAGTCGAAAAACTTCGTAATAACAGGATTAATGAATGTATGGCTTGATTTAGCTACAATAATTATCGCTATTGGAATCATGCTGACAATGGACGTAGGTTTGACCATTGTTTCTATTGTTTTATTTCCATTGTTTGGGTTTGCGATTAAATTCTTCTATGGAAAACTACGCGAATTGACACGAGACAGATCTCAGGCATTAGCAGAGGTGCAGGGACATCTTCATGAACGTATTCAAGGGGTTCCTGTTACAAGAAGTTTTGCCTTAGAAGACTATGAGCAGGGGCAATTTGAAACACGAAATGGAAACTTCCTTGATAAGGCTTTGAAACACACGGATTGGAACGCTAAAACCTTCGCAGTTACAAATACGATTACGGATTTAGCTCCATTACTTGTGATCACTTTCGCGGGATATCAGGTCATTAATGGCAACTTGACATTAGGTACAATGGTGGCTTTTGTCGGGTATATGGAAAGAGTGTATAGCCCACTAAGGCGGTTAATAAACTCGTCAACTACTTTAGTCCAAGCTATCGCATCGATTGATCGTGTATTTGAATTTTTTAATGAAAAATATGATGTTGTCGATAAGGATAACGCGAAAAAACTTCAACGGATAGATGGATCTGTGGCGATTGAAAATGTTTCTTTCCGTTACGATGAAGAAGAAAATGAAGTATTGAAAAATGTTAATTTAAATGTTCAAAGAGGAGAAACCATTGCTTTTGTAGGTATGAGCGGGGGAGGAAAATCAACCTTAATCAGCCTCATACCACGATTTTACGATGTGACAAGTGGTGCGATAAAAGTCGATGGTAAGGATATTCGTGATGTAAAAGCTCGCTCACTGCGCGATAATATTGGGATGGTTCTTCAGGATAATACCTTATTTAGTGAATCCATTGCTATGAATATAAGAATGGGAAATCCGGATGCGACAGATGAGGAAGTTGTAGAAGCGGCAAAAGCTGCGAATGCTCATGCGTTTATTGAAGATCTACCTTATGGCTATGACACGTTAGTAGGGGAGAGAGGCGTGAAATTGTCTGGTGGTCAAAAACAACGAGTCTCTATCGCTCGTGTTTTCTTAAAAAATCCACCGATCTTGATGTTTGATGAAGCAACCTCAGCACTGGATCTGGAAAGTGAACACATGATACAGGAAGCTGTCGAAAAATTGGCGTCTGATCGAACTACATTTATCGTTGCCCACCGCCTTGCAACCATTACCCACGCGGACAGAATTGTTCTCATTGAAAATGGTGAAATTCAAGAAATTGGCACACACGATGAATTAATGCGGATGAAAGGCAGCTATTATAATCTGTATCAGGTGCAGCATTTGAATGATGGGGAAACGGGTTACGGAAAGTGA
- a CDS encoding glutamate-1-semialdehyde 2,1-aminomutase, with translation MNFSKSKQLYEEALELIVGGVNSPSRSYKAVGGGSPIYMERGQGAHFWDVDGNKYIDYLAAFGPIITGHGHPHIAEAISQAATTGVLYGTPTRLENQFAKTLKDAIPSLEKVRFVNSGTEAVMTTVRVARAYTDRTKVIKFAGSYHGHFDAVLVEAGSGPATLGTPDSAGIPRSVAEDVITVPFNDLDAFKSALEHWGEQVAAVLVEPIVGNFGIVQPHDGFLQAVNEMAHKTGALVIYDEVISAFRFTYGSAQQVYCVEPDMTAMGKIIGGGLPIGAYGGRKDIMETVAPLGPAYQAGTMSGNPASIAAGIACLEILQVDGVYEKLEALGGRLEEGILEKARLNEIPISVNRLCGALTVYFGDGEVTNYDQAKNSDGDAFAKFFRLMLEQGINLAPSKFEAWFLTTEHTEADIDETIEAVGRAFEVMAEKV, from the coding sequence ATGAATTTTTCAAAATCAAAACAACTGTATGAAGAGGCGCTTGAGCTTATCGTTGGAGGTGTGAACTCACCATCCCGTTCCTATAAAGCTGTTGGTGGTGGATCACCGATATATATGGAACGCGGACAAGGGGCTCACTTTTGGGATGTTGACGGAAATAAATATATTGATTATTTAGCGGCATTCGGACCGATCATAACGGGGCACGGGCACCCTCATATTGCTGAAGCTATTTCTCAAGCTGCTACAACTGGGGTGCTATACGGGACACCAACTCGATTGGAAAATCAATTTGCGAAAACACTAAAAGATGCAATTCCATCACTGGAAAAGGTTCGCTTTGTCAATTCCGGTACAGAGGCTGTTATGACAACTGTCCGCGTGGCGCGTGCCTACACGGATCGTACGAAGGTAATCAAATTTGCCGGAAGCTACCATGGCCATTTCGATGCTGTATTAGTTGAGGCGGGGTCTGGCCCCGCTACGCTTGGCACACCCGATTCAGCCGGGATTCCCAGGTCGGTTGCCGAGGACGTGATTACCGTCCCTTTTAATGATTTAGATGCTTTCAAAAGCGCTTTGGAGCACTGGGGAGAACAGGTCGCTGCAGTATTAGTGGAACCAATTGTTGGAAACTTCGGAATCGTCCAGCCACACGATGGATTCCTGCAAGCAGTGAATGAAATGGCTCATAAAACGGGCGCGTTGGTAATTTACGATGAAGTTATAAGCGCTTTTCGATTTACATATGGCAGTGCACAGCAGGTGTACTGCGTTGAGCCAGATATGACTGCAATGGGTAAAATCATTGGTGGCGGTCTACCCATCGGTGCATATGGGGGACGAAAAGATATCATGGAGACTGTTGCACCACTAGGTCCTGCTTATCAAGCAGGAACGATGTCCGGGAATCCTGCCTCGATCGCCGCAGGAATTGCTTGTTTGGAAATTTTACAGGTAGACGGGGTTTATGAAAAATTAGAGGCTCTTGGGGGACGGTTAGAAGAAGGAATCTTGGAAAAGGCGAGATTGAATGAAATTCCAATTTCTGTAAACCGCTTATGCGGTGCGCTAACCGTATATTTCGGTGACGGAGAAGTTACGAACTATGATCAAGCAAAGAATAGTGACGGCGATGCTTTCGCAAAATTCTTCCGTTTGATGCTTGAACAAGGAATTAACTTAGCACCATCTAAATTTGAGGCATGGTTTTTAACAACAGAACATACAGAAGCTGATATTGATGAAACGATTGAAGCAGTGGGGCGAGCCTTTGAAGTGATGGCTGAGAAGGTTTAA